The uncultured Fusobacterium sp. DNA window TAACGGTAAAATTTTGTGTGTTCCCATCTTATTCTCTGATTTAGACATTTTATCCTCCTAAAATAAAAAAAGCTTTTTACTGTTTTAATATAGAAACTGAAAACAATAAAAAGCGTTTTTATTAAAATTTAACATACTTTAATATATCATACTCTTATAAAATAATCAATAATTTTATACAACTTTTTAGACTTCTTGAAATAAATTTTTTTGTAAGTTTTTAATATTTTTTGATATAATATAGATATAATTTTATGAAAGCGAGGAAAAATTTATGCAATATAAAAGTAAGGATATAGCTAAAGTATCTATTGAGATGGCTATGAGTAGTAGAGAAGAAGAGCAAGAACTTAAAGAAAAATATATAAAAAAAGGAATCAAAACCGCTGCTGTGGATATTGGAGGAAATGTTGTTGAATCTATCCCTAAAATATTAGAAAGAACTTTAGTTGCAGCTAAAAGAAATGGACTTATTTCTGAATCTCATGTGTATGAAGGAGCTGTTACTGGGGCAACTAGAGAGGCTATTGATCAAATTTTAGATAAATCAGTAGGTTTTAATGTTGGAGGAAAAATTGGAATAGCTAGATGTCAAGAACACTTATCTATCTGTATCTTTTTAACTATTGGAATGTTTAGGTTAGATGAAGTTGTTATAGGGCTAGGACATAGAGCAGTTCCAAATGAATAATTTTTAAAATTTATTGACAAATAAAAAATTTTTTTATATAATCATATCAAATAAATGTAGAATAGTAGTATAGTAGTAGGAAATAAAAAAATTGTAGTTTAATTGTAGGATTGTAGGATTGTAGGAGAATAAAATAGTAATTTAATTATAGGAAAATTTTTCCTATAATATTTTCATATATTTTGTTAATTACCTTTTTACAATCTTTGTAAAAAGGTTTTTTTATTTCCTCAAAAGGAGGATTTTATGAAAAATGGAGTAGTACAGAAGGGAAAAATAATTTTAGGAGTAATGATATTTCTTATTTTTAATATTTTTACTTATGCTAATGAAAAAATATTTGAAATAGGTATATCACAATTTGCTGAACATCCAGCTTTAGACGCCGTAAGAAAAGGATTTGAAGATGAATTAAAAGAAGAGGGTGTAAATGTTAATATAGATTATAAAAATTCTCAAGGAGATACAGGAACAGCAGGAATGATAGCTCAAAAATTTGTAGCTGATAAAAAAGATTTGATCTTTGCAATCGCAACTGTTTCAGCACAAGCAGCTAAACAAGCTACAAATGAGATTCCAATACTTTTTAGTGCTGTAACTGATCCTGTTCATTCACAACTTGTAGATTCTTTAGAAAATGTTGGAGGA harbors:
- a CDS encoding HutP family protein: MQYKSKDIAKVSIEMAMSSREEEQELKEKYIKKGIKTAAVDIGGNVVESIPKILERTLVAAKRNGLISESHVYEGAVTGATREAIDQILDKSVGFNVGGKIGIARCQEHLSICIFLTIGMFRLDEVVIGLGHRAVPNE